The Deltaproteobacteria bacterium genome includes a window with the following:
- a CDS encoding acyl-CoA dehydrogenase — GLLSRGSEYTPFRGLAPVGYLDCISATIGAGTSEIQRNIIALRGLGLPVW, encoded by the coding sequence CGGGCTGCTTTCGCGCGGCTCCGAGTATACCCCCTTCAGGGGCCTGGCGCCTGTCGGGTATCTGGATTGCATCTCGGCGACCATCGGTGCCGGCACTTCCGAAATCCAACGCAACATCATCGCCTTGCGAGGATTGGGCTTACCGGTTTGGTAG